A single Bacillus sp. OxB-1 DNA region contains:
- a CDS encoding Na+/H+ antiporter subunit D: MINLLLFPIILPFLFAILLLFFKENVRLQRIFTVIGLIISLAASLILVAKVKTDGVQAITLGSWPAPFGISMVSDMLSALLVTTTILITLFIVIYSFTSIGEGRERYFYYSAILFMVTGVNGAFTTGDIFNMFVFFEVLLIASYVLIVLGGEKKQLRESIKYVLVNVVSSALFVITVAFLYSVVGTLNMADISVKLTEIGPSGIVSVIAILLLIVFGIKGSIFPLYFWLPGSYAAPPIPVLALFGALLTKVGVYAIMRTYTLFFLTDIGFTHSFLLALSLLTVIAGCIGALAYFDLKQIIIYNIVIAVGVILFGASQMNEAGISGAIFYLIHDMLIKGALFLLIGIIIHVTGTSNLRKMGGLMKTHAPLGWMYLIAAFGLAGVPPLSGFIGKLLIVKGAFEAGHIWGSIIILASSLIVLLSVIRIFIYAFWGEPRPLAAPQEKQSYRRLMLPAVVLVILSVMYGVGTEWLVPYMTDASDVLLQPSMYIDAVLKE, from the coding sequence ATGATTAACTTACTTTTATTCCCGATCATTTTGCCATTCCTTTTCGCGATTCTGCTGCTCTTTTTCAAGGAAAATGTGCGGCTTCAACGGATTTTTACCGTCATCGGCCTGATTATCAGTTTGGCGGCATCGCTGATCCTTGTCGCCAAGGTAAAGACTGATGGCGTTCAGGCGATCACGCTAGGCAGCTGGCCCGCACCATTTGGCATTTCGATGGTTTCGGACATGCTCTCTGCCCTGCTCGTGACGACGACGATTCTGATTACACTTTTCATCGTCATATACAGCTTTACCTCGATCGGCGAAGGGCGGGAGCGTTATTTCTACTATTCCGCCATCCTGTTCATGGTGACAGGGGTCAATGGTGCATTTACAACAGGCGATATTTTCAACATGTTTGTATTTTTCGAAGTGCTTCTCATCGCTTCCTACGTTCTTATTGTGCTAGGCGGGGAGAAAAAACAACTTCGCGAATCGATTAAATACGTTTTGGTCAACGTCGTTTCTTCGGCCCTATTCGTCATTACCGTCGCCTTCCTCTATTCTGTCGTCGGAACATTGAATATGGCTGACATTTCCGTGAAATTGACGGAGATCGGCCCTTCGGGAATCGTCTCGGTCATTGCGATACTCCTGTTGATCGTCTTTGGAATCAAAGGCTCGATTTTCCCGCTGTACTTCTGGCTGCCAGGCTCGTATGCGGCTCCTCCGATTCCGGTGCTTGCCCTATTCGGTGCCTTGCTGACGAAAGTCGGAGTGTATGCGATCATGAGGACCTATACCTTGTTTTTCCTCACGGACATCGGCTTCACCCATAGTTTCCTGCTTGCCCTTTCTCTATTGACGGTCATCGCAGGTTGTATCGGAGCTCTTGCGTATTTTGATTTAAAACAGATTATCATCTACAACATCGTCATCGCGGTCGGGGTCATCCTGTTCGGCGCTTCCCAAATGAATGAAGCTGGTATTTCAGGGGCGATCTTCTACCTGATCCATGATATGTTGATCAAAGGGGCGCTGTTCCTGTTGATCGGCATCATCATCCATGTGACCGGCACATCGAATTTGCGGAAGATGGGCGGCCTGATGAAGACCCATGCCCCTCTCGGCTGGATGTATTTGATCGCTGCATTTGGACTGGCCGGCGTACCGCCGCTTAGCGGATTCATCGGAAAACTGCTCATTGTCAAAGGGGCATTTGAGGCGGGTCATATTTGGGGGAGCATCATCATCCTCGCTTCCAGCCTGATCGTCCTGCTGTCGGTCATCCGGATTTTCATCTATGCTTTTTGGGGAGAACCCCGACCGTTGGCGGCTCCGCAAGAGAAACAATCCTACCGCCGTCTGATGTTGCCTGCCGTGGTTCTCGTCATCCTATCTGTGATGTACGGAGTCGGAACCGAATGGCTGGTCCCTTATATGACGGATGCCTCGGATGTACTATTACAACCATCTATGTACATAGATGCGGTGCTAAAGGAGTAG
- a CDS encoding Na+/H+ antiporter subunit E: MAFQILLNFFIAVVWMFMNSSMSATTFIVGYLIGLLLIFMMRRFFKTRLYIWRAWAALKLTLLFFKELTLSNISVLLLVIRPKLNIQPMIFALPTDLEHDWEITLLSSLITLTPGTIVMNVSDDQRTLYIHAIDVDDVEEAIDSIKNSFEKAIKEVSRP, encoded by the coding sequence ATGGCATTTCAAATATTATTGAACTTTTTTATTGCCGTCGTTTGGATGTTCATGAACTCCTCCATGTCGGCAACGACCTTCATCGTCGGCTATTTGATCGGTCTTCTATTGATCTTCATGATGAGACGGTTTTTCAAGACACGGCTGTATATATGGCGTGCTTGGGCCGCGTTGAAGCTTACATTGCTGTTTTTCAAAGAATTGACGCTCTCGAATATTTCGGTATTGCTTCTCGTCATCCGGCCGAAACTGAATATCCAACCGATGATATTCGCTCTGCCGACCGACTTGGAACATGACTGGGAAATCACTTTGCTTTCCAGCTTGATTACCTTGACGCCGGGAACGATCGTCATGAACGTATCGGATGATCAGCGCACTCTCTATATCCACGCAATAGATGTGGACGATGTGGAAGAAGCGATCGATTCCATCAAAAATTCATTTGAAAAAGCGATCAAGGAGGTGAGCCGACCGTGA
- a CDS encoding Na(+)/H(+) antiporter subunit F1, producing MITFIWACLLVVVLCIIGLLYRVYKGPSIPDRLIALDGIGVMLISAIALLSILFDTEFFIEVILLIAIMSFIGTVSFSKFIEKGEIIERDRTS from the coding sequence GTGATAACATTCATATGGGCTTGTTTACTAGTGGTGGTTCTCTGTATTATAGGGTTGCTCTACCGTGTCTATAAAGGGCCTTCCATACCGGACCGCCTCATTGCCTTGGATGGCATCGGCGTCATGCTCATTTCCGCCATTGCATTGCTATCCATCCTGTTCGATACTGAGTTTTTCATCGAAGTCATTTTACTGATAGCGATCATGTCTTTCATCGGAACGGTTTCCTTCTCGAAATTCATTGAGAAAGGGGAGATCATCGAACGTGACCGTACTAGCTAA
- the mnhG gene encoding monovalent cation/H(+) antiporter subunit G encodes MTVLANSLIVLTIVVGVVFTIVTVIGVLRLPDVYTRAHAASKSATLGVLSILLGVFLHFWFNEGHFSIQLLLAIAFLFITSPIGGHLMSRAAYLSGVKPSDLTVGDELADVVKKSQKGKTKLQEED; translated from the coding sequence GTGACCGTACTAGCTAATAGTCTGATTGTCCTTACGATTGTCGTAGGTGTCGTCTTTACGATTGTCACGGTAATCGGTGTTCTTCGGTTGCCCGACGTCTATACACGGGCACACGCAGCTTCCAAAAGCGCGACACTGGGGGTTCTGAGTATCTTGCTCGGTGTCTTCCTCCACTTCTGGTTCAATGAAGGGCATTTCAGCATCCAACTCTTGCTCGCCATCGCCTTCTTGTTCATCACTTCTCCTATCGGGGGACATTTGATGAGCCGGGCCGCCTACTTGTCAGGTGTCAAGCCGAGCGATTTGACCGTTGGAGATGAACTGGCCGATGTTGTCAAAAAGAGCCAAAAGGGGAAAACCAAACTGCAAGAAGAAGATTAA
- a CDS encoding catalase, whose product MNDKEKQLEFFKVDDKGKKLTTNQGLKVSEDEFSLKAGVRGPTIMEDFHFREKLTHFDHERIPERVVHARGFGAHGEFQLYESLQEYTKAKFLQDTSIRTPVFVRFSTVNGARGSADTARDARGFATKFYTTEGNYDLVANNIPVFFIQDAIKFPDVVHSFKPEPDNDIPQASTAHDTFWDFVANNQESAHMIMWIMSDRAIPRSFRMMEGFGVHAFRFVNEHGKASFVKFHWKPLLGTHSLVWEEAQKLGGVDPDFHRNDLWNAIEKGFYPEFELGVQILKEEDEFALGYDILDATKLWPEEVIPVKIIGKMTLNRNVDNFFAETEQVAFHPGNVVPGIDFTNDPLLQGRLFSYTDTQLIRLGGPNFHEIPINRPIVPFHNNQREGYHRQTINKGKVNYHRNSLAGNTPAPASAAEGGYTHYQEKVEGRKIQARSESFEDHFSQATLFWNSMSPAEKQHIIDAFSFELGKVKSLSVRKQVVDMFSNVSLELTGAFAKRIGVAPPSKGGSTVVDSSPALSQHNTVFTPSTRKVAVILANGFNGPDVKYVIDRLMAADLMPEFISETQGEVVGTDGVAFEADHTFLTAKSVQFDAVYIVNGSNRKFNKDAAYFVDEAFSHYKPIGATHQGIQFLTVNKFDGKPGVIAGYDIQKFPDEFIRAIAAHRFWNRKIV is encoded by the coding sequence ATGAATGATAAGGAGAAACAACTTGAGTTTTTCAAAGTGGATGACAAAGGAAAAAAACTGACAACCAACCAAGGCTTGAAAGTGTCGGAAGATGAATTTTCTTTGAAAGCCGGAGTGCGTGGTCCGACCATCATGGAGGACTTTCATTTCCGCGAGAAGTTGACCCATTTTGACCATGAACGGATTCCTGAAAGAGTCGTCCATGCGCGCGGGTTCGGAGCACATGGAGAGTTCCAATTATATGAGAGCCTGCAGGAATATACGAAAGCGAAGTTCTTGCAAGATACGTCCATTAGAACGCCGGTGTTCGTCCGGTTTTCCACAGTCAACGGAGCAAGGGGGTCCGCCGACACTGCTCGGGATGCGAGAGGATTTGCGACGAAGTTTTATACGACTGAAGGAAATTATGATTTAGTCGCCAATAATATCCCGGTCTTTTTCATCCAGGATGCGATCAAATTCCCGGACGTCGTGCATTCATTCAAACCGGAGCCGGACAACGACATCCCGCAGGCCTCGACGGCTCATGATACGTTCTGGGATTTCGTGGCCAATAACCAGGAGAGTGCACATATGATCATGTGGATCATGTCGGACCGGGCCATCCCCAGAAGTTTTCGGATGATGGAAGGGTTCGGCGTCCATGCTTTCCGATTTGTCAATGAACATGGGAAAGCTTCCTTTGTTAAATTCCACTGGAAGCCCCTCTTAGGAACCCATTCCCTCGTTTGGGAGGAGGCTCAAAAACTAGGAGGGGTCGATCCGGATTTCCATCGCAATGATTTATGGAATGCGATTGAAAAAGGGTTTTATCCTGAATTTGAGCTGGGAGTCCAAATTTTGAAAGAAGAGGATGAGTTTGCACTTGGATATGATATTTTGGATGCGACAAAGCTTTGGCCCGAAGAGGTGATTCCGGTTAAAATCATTGGAAAAATGACATTGAACCGGAATGTGGATAATTTTTTTGCCGAAACCGAGCAGGTCGCCTTCCATCCCGGCAACGTCGTCCCCGGAATCGACTTTACAAATGACCCGTTGCTGCAAGGCCGTCTCTTCTCCTATACCGATACACAGCTGATCCGTCTTGGCGGTCCGAACTTCCATGAAATACCGATCAATAGACCAATCGTCCCCTTCCATAATAACCAACGCGAAGGCTATCACCGGCAAACTATTAATAAAGGGAAAGTGAACTATCACCGAAATTCCTTGGCAGGAAACACACCCGCCCCCGCTAGTGCGGCGGAAGGCGGATATACACATTACCAGGAAAAAGTGGAAGGCCGGAAAATCCAGGCTCGCAGCGAAAGTTTCGAAGACCATTTCTCGCAGGCAACCCTATTCTGGAACAGTATGAGCCCTGCGGAAAAACAACATATCATTGATGCGTTCAGTTTTGAATTGGGAAAAGTGAAAAGTCTTTCGGTGAGAAAGCAAGTCGTCGATATGTTTTCGAATGTCAGTTTAGAGTTGACAGGAGCATTTGCAAAAAGGATCGGCGTGGCTCCGCCCTCCAAAGGCGGCTCAACCGTCGTCGACTCATCCCCTGCTCTCAGCCAGCACAATACGGTTTTCACCCCGAGTACACGGAAAGTTGCCGTAATCCTAGCAAACGGCTTCAACGGTCCGGATGTAAAATATGTGATTGACCGCTTAATGGCGGCTGACCTGATGCCTGAATTCATCAGCGAAACCCAAGGGGAAGTTGTCGGTACGGATGGAGTTGCATTTGAGGCGGATCACACCTTCCTCACCGCAAAATCTGTTCAATTTGATGCCGTTTATATAGTGAATGGCAGTAATAGAAAATTCAACAAGGATGCGGCTTACTTTGTCGATGAAGCCTTTTCGCATTATAAGCCGATCGGCGCCACCCACCAAGGAATACAGTTCCTCACCGTGAACAAATTTGACGGAAAACCTGGCGTGATTGCAGGATATGACATTCAAAAATTTCCCGATGAATTCATCCGTGCGATTGCTGCACATCGGTTTTGGAACAGGAAAATCGTTTGA
- a CDS encoding leucyl aminopeptidase, which yields MKPIIVEPQFEKVEADVLIIGVPEHPENVDGWERLVGNFSSRLPEWIKTGDVKTDFKKVVRLPALDGKSYARVFFIGLGAKRHLNEDRIRESFAAIGKELIASKASSAAVWIEPFTNDSLGHADIAFLAGEGIGLGSYQFESYKTGSNEKDIRIETVQILTGQDADEMKAAFEVGVVHAKAVNEARTLVNMPPNILTARKLSAHAKQLAETYGFEIDVLGRQEMEELGMGAILAVNQGSVEEPQLIVLKYAATEEWTEVIGLVGKGITYDTGGYSLKPKDGMVGMKGDMGGAAAVLGAMQIIGELRPARNVIAVIASTDNMISGEAFKPDDVITSLSGKTIEVLNTDAEGRLVLADAVTYAKQSGADYLIDVATLTGGVIVALGHDKTGALTNDESFFEEFLEASVETGEFVWRLPLTEKDKKRIRKSDMADLNNSPGRDGHMIFGGGFVGEFAEDTPWIHLDIAGTSDAASAHELGPKGGTGVMVRTLATLVQRMEAEEE from the coding sequence ATGAAGCCGATTATAGTGGAACCGCAATTTGAAAAGGTGGAAGCCGATGTACTGATTATTGGGGTGCCGGAACATCCTGAAAATGTGGATGGTTGGGAACGGCTCGTCGGAAATTTCAGTTCCCGGTTACCGGAATGGATCAAGACAGGTGATGTGAAAACCGATTTTAAAAAAGTGGTAAGATTGCCGGCACTCGACGGGAAAAGCTATGCCCGCGTCTTCTTTATCGGACTCGGAGCGAAGAGGCATTTGAATGAAGATCGCATCCGCGAATCTTTTGCCGCAATCGGGAAAGAATTGATTGCCAGCAAGGCTTCATCAGCCGCCGTCTGGATTGAACCGTTTACAAATGACTCCCTTGGCCATGCGGATATCGCATTCCTGGCGGGGGAAGGCATCGGATTGGGTTCGTACCAATTCGAGAGCTATAAAACGGGATCCAACGAAAAGGATATACGGATCGAAACGGTCCAAATCTTGACCGGGCAAGATGCGGATGAGATGAAGGCGGCTTTTGAAGTGGGCGTCGTCCATGCCAAGGCTGTCAATGAAGCGCGGACACTTGTGAACATGCCTCCGAATATTCTGACTGCCAGGAAGTTGTCCGCTCACGCCAAGCAATTGGCGGAGACGTATGGTTTCGAAATAGACGTCCTTGGCAGACAAGAGATGGAAGAGCTCGGCATGGGGGCGATTTTAGCGGTCAATCAAGGATCTGTGGAAGAACCGCAACTCATCGTGCTCAAATATGCCGCTACGGAAGAATGGACAGAAGTCATCGGTTTGGTCGGCAAGGGGATTACGTATGACACAGGCGGGTATTCATTGAAACCGAAAGATGGAATGGTCGGGATGAAAGGGGATATGGGAGGGGCAGCAGCGGTTCTCGGTGCGATGCAGATCATCGGGGAATTGCGTCCAGCGCGCAACGTCATCGCGGTCATTGCGTCTACGGACAATATGATATCGGGCGAAGCGTTCAAACCGGATGACGTCATCACTTCATTGAGCGGAAAAACGATTGAGGTGTTGAACACCGATGCCGAGGGAAGATTGGTCCTTGCGGATGCAGTGACATATGCCAAGCAGTCAGGGGCGGATTATCTGATAGACGTCGCGACTTTGACAGGCGGCGTCATCGTTGCGCTCGGTCATGATAAAACAGGGGCTTTGACGAATGATGAGTCCTTTTTCGAGGAATTTTTGGAAGCATCAGTGGAAACGGGCGAGTTCGTCTGGCGGCTGCCTTTGACGGAGAAGGATAAGAAACGGATCCGCAAAAGTGACATGGCTGACCTGAACAACTCACCGGGTCGGGATGGCCATATGATCTTCGGCGGCGGATTCGTCGGAGAGTTCGCAGAAGATACCCCTTGGATCCATCTGGACATTGCAGGGACGTCCGATGCTGCTTCCGCCCATGAATTGGGGCCGAAAGGGGGAACCGGCGTCATGGTCCGGACACTGGCGACTTTGGTGCAACGGATGGAAGCTGAAGAAGAATAG
- a CDS encoding divergent PAP2 family protein codes for MAIFQNIPLLAALFGILFAQVVKIPIHYFLTGKLDWKLSTSTGGMPSSHSAAVTALTTAIAYENGLDSNLFAVSAIFAVIVMFDATGIRYQAGQQALIINQMRLDFQTFVQEAKGWQQKDGQQKIQELKTLLGHKPSEVFAGALTGILISVVIYSFLV; via the coding sequence ATGGCCATCTTTCAAAACATCCCGCTCCTTGCGGCATTATTCGGCATTCTATTTGCACAGGTTGTCAAAATTCCGATCCATTATTTTTTGACAGGAAAACTGGATTGGAAGTTATCCACTTCCACTGGTGGCATGCCCAGTTCCCATTCGGCCGCGGTCACAGCGTTGACAACAGCGATTGCGTATGAAAACGGCCTGGACTCCAACCTGTTCGCCGTGTCGGCCATTTTTGCAGTAATTGTCATGTTCGATGCGACCGGAATCCGTTACCAGGCCGGGCAGCAAGCATTGATCATCAACCAAATGCGGCTCGATTTCCAAACTTTCGTCCAAGAGGCGAAAGGGTGGCAGCAAAAAGATGGCCAACAAAAGATCCAGGAATTGAAAACATTGCTTGGCCACAAACCGAGTGAAGTGTTCGCAGGCGCCTTGACGGGGATACTGATTTCAGTCGTCATCTACTCTTTTCTCGTATAA
- a CDS encoding YuiB family protein gives MPLTQVVLSVLIFIVMFFGIGFLLNMLLRMTWLMAIIYPIVVILIIDEVKFYEYFTKPMYSFPLLGEKFLSLHPTDIIILSSGMVGAIISGIVSKLLRKQGYQMF, from the coding sequence ATGCCATTGACACAAGTCGTTTTATCAGTTCTCATATTCATAGTCATGTTTTTCGGTATAGGTTTTTTACTTAACATGCTTCTCCGGATGACCTGGTTGATGGCGATCATTTATCCGATTGTCGTCATTTTGATCATAGATGAAGTGAAATTCTATGAATATTTCACGAAACCGATGTATTCATTCCCACTATTGGGTGAGAAATTCCTCTCTTTGCATCCGACGGATATCATCATCCTGTCAAGCGGGATGGTTGGAGCCATCATATCGGGGATTGTTAGTAAGCTATTGCGGAAACAGGGTTATCAGATGTTCTAA
- a CDS encoding NAD(P)/FAD-dependent oxidoreductase, producing MSRPTILVLGAGYGGLSTVVNLQKSIGADDADIVLINKNEYHYESTWLHEAAAGTLTPEQVRYDINRVINTNKVKFIQATVEGIDVQGKVVTTDVGTHSYDYLVIALGFEGETFGIPGLDKYALSISNVNTARQIRDHIEYQFATWSVEEEKDDSRLTIIVGGAGFTGIEFLGELGNRVPELCKEYDVPAEKVRVICVEAAPMVLPGFEPDLVDYAVRQLEAKGIEFSIGTPVVEATPEGVKIKKGEEEFEFIKARTVVWAAGVRGNRLIEETGIENMRARVKVDKDLRAPGYSDVFIIGDCALMINEETNRPYPPTAQIAMQQGDMCANNIIALMGGKPTAEFVPDLKGSIASLGDDDAIGVAFGKKMTGAQASFMKKVVDNRSLFLIGGLGLTLKKGKFNFF from the coding sequence GTGAGTAGACCGACAATACTAGTATTAGGGGCAGGTTACGGCGGGTTATCGACAGTTGTTAACTTGCAAAAATCGATTGGAGCAGACGATGCCGATATCGTACTTATCAACAAAAATGAGTACCATTATGAGTCGACATGGCTCCATGAAGCAGCTGCAGGAACCTTGACTCCTGAACAAGTCCGCTACGATATCAATCGTGTCATCAATACGAATAAGGTTAAATTCATTCAGGCAACTGTTGAAGGAATCGACGTCCAAGGGAAAGTCGTTACAACCGACGTCGGGACTCATTCATACGATTACCTCGTGATCGCGCTTGGTTTTGAAGGGGAGACATTCGGCATCCCTGGGCTTGATAAATATGCCTTGTCCATTTCAAACGTCAATACGGCACGCCAAATCCGCGATCATATCGAGTACCAATTTGCAACATGGTCAGTGGAAGAGGAGAAGGATGATAGCCGATTGACTATTATCGTAGGCGGAGCAGGATTTACGGGAATCGAATTCTTGGGGGAACTGGGAAATCGCGTTCCTGAGCTTTGCAAAGAATATGACGTGCCGGCAGAAAAAGTCCGCGTCATTTGTGTAGAAGCGGCTCCGATGGTCCTTCCCGGATTCGAACCGGACTTGGTGGACTACGCCGTGCGCCAGCTAGAAGCAAAAGGCATCGAGTTCTCCATCGGCACTCCGGTTGTGGAAGCTACTCCGGAAGGCGTCAAGATTAAAAAAGGTGAAGAGGAATTTGAATTTATCAAAGCGCGTACTGTTGTATGGGCAGCGGGGGTCCGAGGCAACCGCCTGATTGAAGAAACGGGTATTGAAAACATGCGTGCCCGTGTGAAAGTCGACAAGGATCTTCGTGCGCCAGGCTATTCCGACGTATTCATCATCGGGGATTGCGCATTGATGATCAATGAAGAAACCAACCGCCCTTATCCGCCAACTGCACAAATTGCGATGCAGCAAGGGGATATGTGCGCAAATAATATCATTGCCTTGATGGGCGGAAAACCGACAGCGGAATTCGTTCCGGATCTGAAAGGCAGCATCGCCTCCCTTGGTGATGATGACGCGATCGGTGTGGCGTTCGGCAAGAAAATGACCGGTGCCCAAGCGTCCTTCATGAAGAAAGTGGTCGATAACCGTTCCCTTTTCCTCATTGGCGGCCTCGGTTTGACCTTGAAAAAAGGGAAATTCAACTTCTTTTAA
- a CDS encoding HesB/IscA family protein: MNQVVEITESAAYHVKEMMRHNGEEGSFLRVAVNGGGCSGLTYGLGFAQEKTDEDVLLTQHGIQVVVSKEDAAILEGTKVDYKESLMGGGFTIDNPNAIASCGCGTSFRTAKKEGTPQECD; this comes from the coding sequence ATGAATCAAGTAGTTGAAATTACAGAATCCGCCGCATATCACGTCAAGGAAATGATGCGCCATAACGGTGAGGAAGGTTCTTTTCTCCGTGTCGCTGTAAACGGCGGTGGATGCAGTGGGCTGACATACGGCCTAGGTTTTGCACAGGAGAAGACGGACGAGGACGTCTTGCTGACCCAACACGGGATTCAAGTGGTCGTATCCAAAGAGGATGCAGCCATCCTGGAAGGGACGAAAGTCGATTATAAAGAGTCCTTGATGGGCGGGGGATTCACAATTGATAACCCGAACGCCATCGCGTCTTGTGGCTGCGGTACATCTTTCCGAACAGCTAAAAAAGAGGGAACCCCTCAAGAATGTGATTAA
- a CDS encoding DUF2225 domain-containing protein encodes MELNPAYDKKMECLNCKGKFTTKRIRSRLVRVASLESDFKPVYVNQDINPLFYNVAVCPHCGFSFTDDFSPYFAPGTREAIDEKITSQWKERSYGEERTIEEAIEAYKLAYLSARFKKEKDLTMAGITLRIAWLYREKEEEDEEQRFMTIAKTLYLNAYSEGDYVGTQMSETRVMYMIAELAWKTGDREEAVRSFSRVIESQRTSTEPHIIEMAKERWQEIRET; translated from the coding sequence ATGGAACTCAATCCGGCTTATGATAAAAAAATGGAGTGCCTGAACTGTAAAGGGAAATTTACTACCAAACGGATCCGCTCCCGGTTAGTTCGTGTCGCCTCCCTTGAAAGTGATTTCAAGCCCGTGTACGTGAACCAGGACATCAATCCACTCTTTTATAATGTAGCAGTTTGTCCACATTGCGGATTTTCATTCACCGATGATTTTTCACCTTATTTTGCACCCGGCACGCGAGAAGCGATCGACGAAAAGATCACTTCACAGTGGAAGGAACGGTCCTACGGGGAAGAACGCACGATTGAGGAAGCGATCGAAGCATATAAGCTGGCCTATTTGAGCGCCAGATTCAAGAAAGAAAAAGACTTGACGATGGCCGGGATCACCTTGCGGATTGCATGGTTATATCGGGAAAAAGAAGAAGAGGATGAGGAACAGCGCTTCATGACCATCGCTAAGACATTGTATTTGAACGCCTATTCGGAAGGGGATTACGTCGGCACCCAAATGTCCGAGACCCGGGTCATGTATATGATCGCAGAGCTGGCGTGGAAGACAGGGGACCGGGAAGAAGCGGTCCGGAGCTTCTCGCGCGTCATTGAAAGCCAACGGACGAGCACCGAACCCCATATTATAGAGATGGCCAAAGAACGGTGGCAGGAAATCCGGGAAACCTGA
- a CDS encoding NifU family protein, translating into MTDTTMVESVQEVLGKLRPFLLRDGGDCELVDIEDGIVKLRLLGACGSCPSSTITLKAGIERALLEEVPGVVEVEQVF; encoded by the coding sequence ATGACTGATACAACAATGGTAGAATCCGTTCAAGAAGTTCTTGGTAAATTGCGTCCCTTCCTCCTACGCGATGGAGGAGATTGTGAATTAGTGGATATTGAAGACGGCATCGTAAAACTTCGACTATTGGGTGCTTGCGGCTCTTGCCCAAGTTCGACGATTACATTGAAGGCTGGAATCGAGCGTGCCCTCTTGGAAGAAGTTCCAGGTGTCGTAGAGGTAGAACAAGTATTTTGA
- a CDS encoding YuzD family protein — translation MESQVSIEIYGADIVCASCVNAPSSKDTYEWLDAAIGRKYPGQPYVIQYIDIESDIADERQREIAEQVRNDEYFYPLVMIGGQMVGEGYIQLKPVFAELERQGFKGSAE, via the coding sequence ATGGAAAGTCAAGTAAGCATTGAAATTTATGGGGCAGATATCGTTTGTGCGAGCTGCGTCAACGCGCCCTCCTCCAAAGATACGTATGAATGGCTCGATGCAGCAATCGGTCGAAAATATCCCGGACAACCGTACGTCATCCAATACATTGATATTGAATCGGACATCGCGGATGAAAGGCAACGGGAAATTGCGGAACAAGTCCGCAATGATGAATACTTTTATCCGTTAGTGATGATCGGCGGCCAAATGGTCGGCGAAGGATATATTCAACTAAAGCCGGTGTTCGCAGAATTGGAAAGACAAGGGTTCAAGGGATCAGCCGAATGA